In Pseudomonadota bacterium, one DNA window encodes the following:
- a CDS encoding DUF4437 domain-containing protein, which yields MSRPHIEPFCDRDVPFKNMTLPGFGVGFSYKMLSFDTEIGSCTMTVQLAGGYRQAPGFSYSELEFIVVEGNIQVGDKSCRKGHYFYVPAGYALPEITSDQGALLLMMYNTAEPSRVDSDQHHPQSRAELYHDVDSFGDIVWQPGNLVSPSVASGCMIKLLNFNPQTYAMTFLYCMTPDFHQDNISYHDCAEEGYHLWGTSWMMQFGDLPTGGYFWRPPYINHGAFASEFGCIAIGRTDSKLFNHFHYNPWSTPDQNELRSAARLAKRDPILYKWCVNNAHNHPHGPEDFEDTMQRRGGGHTHADGTHHHHDHNGDHVHD from the coding sequence ATGTCCAGACCACATATCGAACCGTTTTGCGATCGCGACGTACCCTTCAAGAACATGACCCTGCCGGGCTTCGGCGTCGGTTTCAGCTACAAGATGCTCAGCTTCGATACCGAAATCGGGTCCTGCACCATGACCGTGCAGCTCGCCGGCGGGTACCGTCAGGCGCCCGGGTTCAGCTACTCGGAGCTCGAGTTCATCGTTGTTGAAGGCAACATTCAGGTCGGCGACAAGAGCTGTCGCAAGGGCCACTACTTTTATGTCCCGGCGGGTTACGCGCTGCCGGAGATCACCAGCGATCAGGGTGCGCTCCTGCTGATGATGTACAACACGGCAGAACCGAGTCGCGTGGATAGCGATCAGCACCACCCGCAATCTCGCGCCGAGCTCTATCATGATGTCGACTCTTTTGGTGACATCGTCTGGCAGCCGGGCAATCTGGTCAGTCCGTCGGTGGCGTCGGGGTGCATGATCAAGCTGCTGAACTTCAATCCGCAGACCTACGCCATGACGTTCCTGTACTGCATGACCCCGGATTTCCATCAGGACAATATCTCCTACCACGACTGTGCGGAGGAGGGATATCACCTCTGGGGCACGTCCTGGATGATGCAGTTTGGTGATTTGCCCACGGGTGGCTACTTCTGGCGTCCGCCGTATATCAACCACGGTGCTTTTGCGAGTGAGTTTGGCTGTATCGCCATCGGTCGCACCGACTCGAAGCTGTTCAATCACTTCCACTACAACCCGTGGAGCACACCTGATCAGAACGAGCTGCGGTCAGCAGCCCGGCTCGCCAAACGCGATCCGATTCTCTACAAGTGGTGCGTCAACAATGCGCATAACCATCCTCACGGACCCGAAGACTTTGAGGATACGATGCAGCGTCGCGGTGGTGGTCATACCCACGCTGACGGAACACACCATCACCACGACCACAACGGAGATCACGTCCACGACTGA
- a CDS encoding NADP-dependent malic enzyme, with the protein MSNDLKERALEYHRLPTPGKIEVVATKTLTTQDELALAYSPGVAAACELIEKDPASVSEVTSRSNLVAVVTNGTAVLGLGAIGPLAAKPVMEGKAVLFKKFAGVDVFDIEINEDDPDKLVDIIAALEPTFGGINLEDIKAPECFLVERKLRERINSPVFHDDQHGTAIITAAALLNALEMVGKSIEEVRLAASGAGAAGIACLDLLVSLGLKPENVLVTDRAGVVHKGRDNLSADDPKARYATAESARTLAEAMDGADVFLGVSAPGVVDQAMVRSMAPNPIILALANPVPEIMPEEAHGARDDVIMATGRSDYPNQVNNVLCFPYIFRGALDVGATGITEEMKMAAVRAIAGLARIEASDISAQAYGGELPQFGREYLIPQPFDPRLIVHVAPAVAEAAMASGVATRPISDMNEYLEQLNQMVFRSTMLMKPIVERAKADPRKVVFAEGEEEVVLRAVQNVLDDGLAIPILVARPSVLAMRIKKLGLRIDPERDLEVVNPEDDPRYRDYWTLYYEKMQRRGITPATAKYVVRTRNTVIAALMVERGEAGAMIAGVVGRYNKKLAHVLGVLGLRDGVSQASSLSVMGTAEHKVFVCDTHVNANPSAKEIADATLLAAERVREFGLEPKVAMVSHSDFGSHSDLSSEKMRQALELVRELDPALEVDGEMKVDTALVPELRQKIAPHSPLTGSANLLIMPDQASAHISFFMTKVLADAVAVGPLLLGAAKPAHVLTPTATVRRVVNVTALAVVDAQKLDHPNGD; encoded by the coding sequence ATGAGCAATGACCTGAAGGAACGAGCGCTCGAATACCACCGTCTGCCCACCCCCGGCAAAATTGAGGTGGTGGCAACCAAAACCCTCACCACCCAGGACGAGCTGGCGTTGGCCTACTCGCCGGGCGTTGCAGCCGCGTGCGAGCTGATCGAAAAGGATCCGGCCAGTGTGTCGGAGGTCACGTCACGCAGCAATCTGGTGGCGGTGGTCACCAACGGTACGGCGGTCCTCGGGCTTGGCGCGATCGGCCCGCTGGCGGCGAAGCCGGTGATGGAGGGGAAAGCGGTGCTGTTCAAGAAGTTTGCCGGTGTGGACGTCTTCGACATCGAGATCAACGAGGACGATCCGGACAAGCTGGTGGACATTATCGCGGCGCTGGAGCCGACCTTTGGCGGCATCAATCTCGAGGACATCAAAGCGCCGGAGTGTTTCTTGGTGGAGCGCAAGCTGCGGGAGCGGATCAACAGTCCCGTGTTTCATGACGACCAGCACGGCACGGCGATTATCACGGCTGCGGCGCTGCTCAATGCGCTGGAGATGGTGGGAAAGTCGATCGAGGAGGTGCGCCTGGCCGCTTCCGGCGCCGGCGCCGCCGGGATTGCCTGCCTGGACCTGCTGGTCAGCCTTGGTCTCAAGCCGGAGAACGTGCTGGTCACCGACCGGGCCGGCGTGGTGCACAAGGGTAGAGACAATCTGTCCGCTGACGACCCCAAGGCCCGCTACGCCACCGCGGAGTCCGCCAGGACGCTGGCCGAAGCGATGGACGGCGCGGATGTGTTCCTCGGCGTTTCAGCGCCCGGCGTTGTCGATCAGGCGATGGTCCGCTCCATGGCGCCAAACCCGATCATCCTCGCGCTGGCCAACCCGGTGCCCGAGATTATGCCCGAGGAGGCGCACGGCGCCCGGGATGACGTGATCATGGCAACCGGTCGCTCAGACTACCCAAACCAGGTCAACAACGTGCTGTGTTTCCCCTATATTTTCCGCGGCGCGCTGGACGTTGGTGCCACGGGGATCACCGAGGAAATGAAGATGGCGGCGGTACGGGCCATCGCGGGTTTGGCGCGGATCGAAGCGAGCGATATCAGCGCCCAGGCTTACGGCGGCGAGCTGCCCCAGTTCGGGCGTGAATACCTGATCCCACAACCGTTTGATCCGCGACTGATTGTCCACGTGGCGCCCGCGGTGGCGGAGGCCGCGATGGCGTCGGGCGTGGCCACCCGACCAATCAGCGACATGAACGAGTATCTGGAGCAGCTCAACCAGATGGTGTTCCGTTCAACGATGCTGATGAAGCCGATCGTTGAGCGTGCGAAAGCGGATCCCCGCAAGGTGGTGTTCGCTGAGGGCGAAGAAGAGGTGGTGCTGCGGGCGGTTCAGAACGTGCTCGATGACGGTCTGGCGATCCCTATTTTGGTCGCGCGCCCGAGCGTGCTGGCCATGCGTATCAAGAAACTTGGCCTGCGCATCGATCCCGAGCGCGACCTTGAGGTGGTCAATCCGGAAGATGATCCTCGCTACCGGGACTACTGGACGCTTTACTACGAAAAGATGCAACGGCGTGGCATCACGCCGGCGACCGCAAAATACGTCGTGCGCACGCGCAATACGGTGATCGCCGCGCTGATGGTGGAACGAGGCGAAGCCGGCGCGATGATCGCCGGGGTGGTGGGGCGATACAACAAGAAGCTCGCGCACGTGCTCGGCGTCCTCGGCTTGCGCGACGGCGTCAGCCAGGCCTCGTCACTGTCGGTGATGGGCACCGCGGAGCACAAGGTGTTTGTCTGCGATACGCACGTCAATGCCAACCCAAGCGCCAAAGAAATTGCCGACGCCACGCTGCTCGCGGCTGAGCGGGTGCGCGAATTTGGGCTGGAGCCCAAGGTGGCCATGGTCAGCCACTCTGACTTTGGCAGCCACAGCGATCTCTCCAGCGAGAAGATGCGGCAGGCGCTCGAGCTGGTTCGCGAACTCGATCCGGCGCTTGAGGTTGATGGCGAGATGAAGGTGGATACCGCCCTGGTGCCTGAGCTTCGTCAGAAGATTGCGCCTCACTCTCCGCTGACGGGCAGCGCTAACCTGCTAATAATGCCCGACCAGGCGTCAGCCCATATCTCGTTTTTTATGACCAAAGTGCTCGCCGACGCGGTGGCGGTGGGTCCGCTGCTGCTCGGGGCGGCCAAACCGGCTCACGTGCTCACACCCACCGCCACCGTACGCCGGGTCGTTAACGTGACGGCACTGGCGGTCGTGGACGCGCAAAAGTTGGATCACCCGAACGGCGACTGA
- a CDS encoding class I fructose-bisphosphate aldolase, with protein MNVEQLTRTAQAMVAAGKGILAIDESTGTITKRFDQIGLESTEDHRRAYREMLLSTPDLGQHISGAILYDETLRQTASTGQSFVDLMKKAGIIPGIKVDKGAHLLAGHPGEMITEGLDGLRDRLAEYAKLGAGFAKWRAVIKIDDNAPTSACVDANAHALARYAALCQEADIVPIVEPEVLMNGSHDLDTSYEVTEATLKSLFSALFDQGVLLEGTILKASMVIAGDECAEQASVPEVAEATLQCLYNAVPASTAGIVFLSGGQSEIVATQHLDAMNSVGPHPWPLSFSYGRALQHGALLKWGEDITQNVAAAQAILAHRARCNGLAATGQYDESVEAA; from the coding sequence ATGAACGTAGAACAGCTCACCCGCACCGCCCAGGCGATGGTGGCGGCCGGTAAAGGGATTCTCGCCATCGATGAATCCACCGGCACCATCACAAAACGCTTCGACCAGATTGGCCTTGAGAGTACGGAAGACCACCGCCGCGCCTATCGCGAAATGCTGCTGTCCACCCCCGATCTCGGTCAGCATATATCTGGCGCCATTCTGTATGACGAAACGCTCCGCCAGACGGCCAGTACCGGCCAGTCGTTTGTCGACCTGATGAAAAAGGCCGGAATCATTCCGGGCATCAAGGTCGACAAAGGCGCCCATCTGCTGGCTGGCCATCCCGGGGAAATGATTACCGAGGGCCTCGACGGACTGCGCGACCGGCTGGCGGAATACGCCAAGCTGGGTGCGGGATTTGCCAAGTGGCGGGCTGTGATCAAGATCGACGACAACGCGCCCACCAGCGCCTGCGTGGACGCCAATGCTCACGCCCTGGCGCGGTATGCGGCCCTTTGTCAGGAGGCTGACATTGTGCCGATCGTCGAGCCAGAGGTGCTGATGAACGGGAGCCACGACCTCGACACCAGCTACGAAGTGACCGAGGCGACGCTGAAAAGCCTCTTCAGCGCGCTCTTTGATCAGGGGGTTCTCCTGGAAGGCACTATCCTGAAAGCCTCCATGGTCATTGCCGGCGACGAGTGCGCCGAGCAGGCGAGCGTGCCGGAGGTGGCCGAAGCCACGCTGCAGTGTCTCTATAACGCCGTGCCGGCTTCCACGGCAGGGATCGTGTTTCTGTCGGGCGGCCAGTCGGAGATTGTCGCCACCCAGCATCTCGACGCCATGAACAGCGTCGGACCTCACCCCTGGCCGCTGAGCTTTTCCTACGGCCGGGCGCTGCAGCATGGCGCGTTGCTGAAGTGGGGCGAAGACATTACCCAAAATGTGGCCGCGGCCCAGGCGATCCTCGCACACCGGGCGCGCTGCAACGGGCTGGCCGCTACCGGTCAATACGACGAATCGGTTGAGGCCGCCTGA
- the gap gene encoding type I glyceraldehyde-3-phosphate dehydrogenase produces MAVKIAINGYGRIGRNVLRAIHESGRAGEFDVVAINDLGDPQTNAHLTQFDTAHGRFPGTVEVQGEDLVINGDRVKVFAERDPAKLPWGEMGVDAVMECTGIFTSRDRAGLHLSAGARKVVISAPAGDADAMVVYGVNHDVIKPEHQVVSNASCTTNCLAPVVKPLHEAIGVESGLMTTIHAYTNDQVLTDVFHKDLRRARSATMSQIPTKTGAASAVGKVLPELNGKLDGFAMRVPTINVSVVDLSFIASRDTTVEEVNATVKAAAEGPLKGILGYNDAPLVSIDFNHTPESSNFDAGLTKVIGGKLVKILSWYDNEWGFSNRMLDTTLAVVNA; encoded by the coding sequence ATGGCCGTCAAAATTGCCATCAACGGATACGGACGTATCGGTCGCAACGTGCTTCGAGCGATTCACGAATCAGGTCGCGCCGGTGAGTTCGATGTCGTCGCCATCAACGACCTCGGTGACCCCCAAACCAACGCCCACCTGACTCAGTTCGACACCGCTCACGGCCGGTTCCCGGGGACCGTCGAGGTGCAGGGCGAGGACCTGGTGATCAACGGTGACCGGGTGAAAGTCTTCGCCGAGCGCGATCCGGCCAAGCTGCCCTGGGGTGAGATGGGCGTCGACGCCGTCATGGAGTGCACCGGGATCTTCACGAGCCGGGACCGGGCGGGTCTGCATCTGTCTGCCGGCGCCCGTAAGGTGGTCATTTCTGCGCCCGCCGGAGACGCTGACGCCATGGTCGTATACGGGGTCAACCACGACGTCATCAAACCCGAACATCAGGTGGTTTCGAACGCCTCCTGTACCACCAACTGCCTGGCGCCGGTGGTCAAGCCGCTGCACGAGGCAATTGGCGTCGAGTCGGGGTTGATGACCACTATTCACGCCTATACGAACGATCAAGTCCTGACGGACGTTTTCCACAAGGACCTGCGGCGTGCACGGTCGGCCACCATGTCTCAGATTCCCACCAAAACCGGCGCCGCCAGCGCGGTGGGTAAGGTGCTGCCCGAGCTTAACGGCAAGCTGGACGGGTTTGCCATGCGGGTTCCGACCATCAACGTGTCGGTCGTCGACCTGAGCTTCATCGCCAGCCGCGACACCACGGTTGAGGAGGTCAACGCGACGGTCAAGGCCGCAGCGGAGGGGCCGCTCAAGGGCATTCTCGGCTACAACGACGCGCCGCTCGTGTCGATCGATTTCAACCATACTCCCGAGTCTTCCAACTTTGACGCCGGCCTCACCAAGGTAATCGGCGGCAAGCTGGTGAAGATCCTGTCCTGGTACGACAACGAGTGGGGCTTTTCGAACCGGATGCTCGACACGACGCTGGCCGTGGTCAACGCGTGA
- a CDS encoding phosphoglycerate kinase → MGFLRLKDIELSGKRLLIREDLNVPLADGKVSSDTRIQAALPAIRMAMDAGARVMILSHLGRPTEGEFDPTFSMAPVAEHLSALLGAQVPLISNWLDGIDCEPGRAVLCENVRFNPGEKANDPALSQRMASLCDVFAMDAFGTAHRAQASTHGVAEYAPVACAGPLLAGELEALAKATDKPSRPMMAIVGGAKVSTKLTVLEALSKKVDQLIVGGGIANTFIAAAGHAVGKSLYEPDLVDQAVTLMEAARAANAEIPVPEDVVVGDSFSADAQARTCAVGDVQPDEMILDIGPRTAARYAGMIGAAGTVVWNGPVGVFEFPAFSEGTAAVSRAVAESSAFSIAGGGDTLAAIERFGVADQISYISTGGGAFLEFLEGRELPAVAMLKARAGASAD, encoded by the coding sequence GTGGGTTTTCTGCGCTTAAAGGACATCGAGCTCAGCGGCAAGCGCCTGCTGATCCGGGAAGACTTAAACGTGCCGCTCGCTGACGGCAAGGTCAGCAGCGATACCCGGATACAGGCGGCCTTGCCGGCCATCCGCATGGCCATGGATGCCGGCGCCCGGGTCATGATCCTGTCCCACCTGGGGCGTCCTACGGAGGGCGAGTTTGACCCGACGTTTTCCATGGCCCCGGTCGCCGAACATCTGTCGGCGCTGCTCGGCGCTCAAGTGCCGCTGATCAGCAACTGGCTGGACGGCATCGACTGCGAGCCAGGCCGGGCGGTGCTATGCGAGAACGTTCGTTTTAATCCTGGCGAGAAGGCCAACGACCCGGCGCTGAGTCAGCGGATGGCGTCCCTCTGCGACGTCTTCGCTATGGATGCCTTTGGCACCGCCCACCGCGCCCAGGCTTCGACGCACGGCGTCGCCGAATATGCACCGGTGGCCTGCGCCGGCCCCTTGCTGGCCGGGGAACTTGAGGCGTTGGCCAAGGCCACCGATAAGCCCAGCCGGCCCATGATGGCGATTGTCGGGGGGGCTAAGGTTTCGACCAAGCTGACGGTGCTTGAGGCGCTGTCAAAAAAAGTTGACCAGCTGATTGTCGGTGGCGGGATTGCCAACACCTTCATCGCGGCTGCCGGACACGCCGTCGGCAAATCGCTGTACGAACCGGATCTGGTGGATCAGGCGGTGACTCTAATGGAAGCTGCCCGGGCGGCCAACGCTGAGATTCCGGTGCCGGAGGACGTCGTGGTGGGCGACAGCTTCAGCGCTGACGCGCAGGCGCGCACCTGCGCCGTCGGTGACGTTCAGCCGGATGAAATGATCCTGGACATCGGGCCCCGTACGGCCGCGCGCTATGCCGGCATGATCGGTGCCGCGGGCACCGTGGTCTGGAACGGGCCGGTTGGCGTCTTTGAGTTTCCCGCCTTCAGCGAGGGAACGGCGGCCGTCTCTCGAGCCGTGGCTGAGTCCAGCGCCTTTTCCATCGCCGGCGGCGGTGACACCCTCGCAGCGATCGAGCGGTTCGGCGTTGCCGACCAGATCTCCTATATCTCCACCGGCGGCGGTGCGTTCCTGGAATTTCTTGAGGGTCGTGAACTGCCTGCGGTGGCCATGCTAAAAGCTCGGGCAGGAGCTTCGGCTGACTGA
- a CDS encoding TonB-dependent receptor yields MHRKLLLSTLIAGCLSVPAQSALAQSGDDESGLEEIVVTARKREESLQEIPIAITSVSSLDILEGGLTGLEDLSQLASGFYFFNQGQNQPGRYNTQLRFRGLNQAQFSPSFETGALFIDGVYVLNGGTSLSLMDIERVEVIKGPQSAYFGRNTFGGAVNFITRDPSMEEFGGEVNVSGTHRSRFDVTAFVEGPLIPDVLSGSLSARVYDKQGHFTASDGGRLGDENTETISAKLLWQPSDNLSVRFRASYSEDDDGAPAQAYVAGRVNDSCSGRTITTPAGETVNPVNFICGQVPDVDSTIPVTGSRVIDGNTTLPDGLNGAGLSLAEVFGSAPLPPGVPGINDIGLIRETLRLSASATYSFDNGMDLDVVLGVNDQQANFIRDFDLSAFPGGFSNDPQNLEDQSFEIRLTGPQDGRLRWSAGVNYYEQEFTSSLTGGTFMFGCIGLEPGNDQSDCVPGAGGNPFLLGPFPNGFGQSDEAEVLGIFASLDFDLTDTITLTAEGRYQQDTLTKGGVTGPDGLNNAPEFEFNEFLPRVIARWQPGQDTTLYASYALGVVPGDANDFFLNADEQERAQYLAQFPGLNESLPQEELDAFELGWKQVLFDGAGYLNVAVWWNEWVGIKGRSSGLINETCTANDVAIGAPGCTYDGVIGDVTTRQLPNPETGVLEPFFNARNVLLDGDADLKGFEVDVGGTIVDGWTVDASVAYVDTEYTRYIFNFGEAIFGFSDVTGLSVPRVPKWSGNLTSTYRFDLPGAWEGFARTDINYFGETFTDERNLAFTEDYFITDVRIGAETDKYRVELFVNNLFDVDAWASGARFSDTAFPVDFGNFFVQQGVNVAPNDRQEFGLRASIMF; encoded by the coding sequence ATGCACCGAAAGTTACTGTTATCCACGTTGATTGCCGGCTGCCTGTCGGTGCCAGCCCAGTCCGCACTGGCCCAGTCGGGCGACGACGAGAGCGGCCTGGAGGAAATCGTGGTTACGGCGCGGAAGCGCGAGGAGAGTCTTCAGGAGATTCCCATCGCCATCACCTCCGTGTCTTCGCTCGACATTCTGGAAGGTGGCCTCACTGGTCTTGAAGACCTGTCGCAGCTTGCCTCGGGTTTTTACTTCTTCAACCAAGGCCAGAATCAGCCCGGCCGCTACAACACGCAGCTGCGTTTCCGAGGTCTGAACCAGGCCCAGTTTTCCCCCAGCTTTGAAACCGGCGCGCTGTTTATCGACGGCGTCTACGTGCTCAACGGCGGTACGTCACTCTCACTCATGGATATTGAGCGTGTAGAGGTCATCAAGGGGCCCCAGTCTGCCTACTTTGGCCGGAACACTTTCGGCGGCGCGGTGAACTTCATCACGCGCGACCCCAGCATGGAAGAATTCGGCGGTGAGGTGAATGTCAGCGGGACCCATCGCAGCCGCTTCGACGTCACCGCGTTTGTGGAAGGACCGCTCATCCCGGACGTCCTTTCCGGTAGCCTGAGCGCTCGCGTCTACGACAAGCAGGGGCATTTCACGGCTTCTGACGGCGGCCGCTTAGGTGACGAGAACACCGAGACCATCTCCGCCAAGCTGCTCTGGCAGCCCAGCGACAACTTAAGCGTTCGCTTCCGCGCCTCTTACTCGGAAGACGACGACGGTGCGCCGGCACAGGCCTATGTCGCAGGTCGAGTCAACGATTCCTGTAGCGGTCGCACGATCACCACGCCTGCCGGCGAAACGGTCAACCCGGTTAACTTTATCTGCGGCCAGGTACCAGACGTTGACAGCACCATTCCGGTGACGGGAAGCCGCGTGATCGACGGTAATACGACGCTGCCTGACGGCTTAAACGGTGCCGGCCTCAGCTTGGCTGAGGTTTTCGGCAGCGCGCCGCTGCCGCCTGGTGTACCGGGCATCAACGATATCGGCCTGATTCGCGAGACCCTGCGCCTGAGCGCAAGCGCCACCTACAGCTTCGACAATGGGATGGATCTGGATGTGGTCCTTGGCGTCAACGATCAGCAGGCCAATTTTATCCGTGACTTTGACCTTTCAGCATTCCCGGGTGGATTCTCGAACGACCCCCAAAACCTGGAAGACCAGAGTTTTGAGATTCGCCTGACCGGTCCACAGGATGGTCGTCTGCGGTGGTCGGCAGGCGTCAACTATTACGAGCAGGAATTTACCTCCTCGCTGACCGGCGGCACCTTCATGTTTGGGTGTATCGGCCTCGAGCCCGGAAACGATCAGTCTGACTGCGTGCCGGGGGCGGGCGGCAATCCGTTCCTGCTAGGGCCTTTCCCCAACGGCTTTGGTCAGTCTGACGAGGCCGAGGTTCTCGGGATCTTTGCCTCGCTGGACTTTGACCTGACCGATACGATCACTCTGACCGCTGAGGGACGCTATCAGCAGGACACGCTGACCAAGGGCGGCGTCACCGGCCCCGACGGGCTGAATAACGCGCCGGAATTTGAGTTCAACGAATTTCTGCCCCGCGTGATCGCCCGCTGGCAGCCGGGTCAGGACACCACGCTCTACGCCAGCTATGCGCTGGGTGTTGTGCCGGGTGACGCCAACGACTTCTTCCTCAACGCTGATGAGCAAGAGCGAGCGCAGTACCTGGCGCAGTTTCCGGGACTGAACGAATCTCTGCCCCAGGAGGAACTGGACGCCTTTGAGCTCGGCTGGAAGCAGGTGCTATTTGACGGTGCCGGCTACCTGAACGTTGCCGTGTGGTGGAATGAGTGGGTCGGCATCAAGGGTCGCTCCAGCGGGTTGATTAACGAAACCTGTACCGCTAATGACGTTGCCATCGGTGCCCCGGGCTGTACCTATGACGGCGTTATCGGAGATGTCACCACCCGCCAGCTGCCGAATCCGGAGACCGGCGTACTCGAGCCGTTCTTCAACGCTCGCAACGTCCTGCTGGACGGCGACGCTGATCTGAAAGGCTTCGAGGTTGATGTGGGTGGAACCATTGTCGACGGCTGGACCGTTGACGCCAGCGTCGCTTACGTCGACACCGAATATACCCGCTACATCTTCAACTTTGGCGAGGCGATTTTTGGATTTTCGGACGTCACCGGCCTGTCTGTGCCCCGGGTGCCCAAGTGGAGCGGCAACCTGACCTCAACCTACCGTTTCGATCTGCCTGGTGCCTGGGAGGGTTTTGCCCGTACCGACATCAACTATTTCGGCGAAACGTTTACCGACGAGCGTAATCTGGCGTTTACCGAAGACTATTTTATCACTGACGTTCGGATCGGCGCGGAGACCGACAAGTATCGGGTTGAGCTGTTCGTCAACAACCTGTTCGACGTTGACGCCTGGGCCAGCGGTGCCCGGTTCTCGGACACGGCGTTCCCGGTGGACTTCGGCAACTTCTTTGTGCAGCAGGGGGTCAACGTGGCACCCAACGATCGACAGGAGTTCGGCCTGCGCGCCAGCATCATGTTCTGA
- a CDS encoding GntR family transcriptional regulator: MPQLTVDESLNAIRPDWDLVSSGSMSRAPLYYQLYTVLRGAIYDGKLAYKSQIPSEQRLADAFAISRITAKRAMDELAAEGLIARFRGKGSHVTYQYSPQPVRAPLVGMLENLAEMGKHSSVRVLSIERLVPPESIRDLLDLTPSDKVHKLVRVRSNEDGEPFAYYVSWTAGIRRGYTRSKLESTPRLEIFHDNGLRLSNVSQVLSAEPATPSVAAELDVEPGTALLSIRRLSSVEGPRIVDVLDCLYNPKRYKYAMELSLD, from the coding sequence ATGCCACAACTGACGGTGGACGAATCGCTGAACGCTATCCGGCCGGATTGGGATCTGGTCAGCAGCGGTTCGATGTCCCGAGCCCCGCTCTATTATCAGCTTTACACCGTCCTGCGCGGTGCCATCTATGACGGCAAGCTGGCCTACAAAAGCCAGATCCCGAGCGAGCAGCGCCTCGCAGACGCTTTTGCAATCTCCCGGATCACCGCCAAGCGGGCCATGGATGAGCTTGCGGCTGAGGGCCTGATCGCCCGCTTCCGTGGCAAAGGTTCCCACGTGACCTATCAGTACTCACCGCAGCCCGTTCGGGCGCCGCTGGTGGGGATGCTGGAAAACCTCGCTGAGATGGGCAAACACAGCAGTGTCAGGGTGCTGTCGATTGAACGGCTCGTACCACCGGAGTCGATTCGGGACCTTCTCGATCTTACGCCCAGCGACAAGGTGCACAAGCTCGTGCGGGTCCGCAGCAACGAAGACGGTGAGCCGTTTGCTTACTACGTGAGCTGGACTGCCGGTATCCGTCGGGGCTATACCCGCAGCAAGCTCGAGTCGACACCCCGGCTGGAGATCTTCCACGACAACGGGCTGAGGCTGAGCAACGTCAGCCAGGTGCTCAGCGCCGAGCCGGCGACACCGTCGGTGGCGGCTGAGCTGGACGTCGAGCCCGGCACGGCGCTGCTATCCATCCGGCGTCTGTCGTCGGTCGAAGGTCCACGCATCGTCGATGTGCTCGACTGTCTCTACAACCCCAAACGCTATAAGTACGCCATGGAGCTGAGTCTTGATTGA